Proteins co-encoded in one Malus sylvestris chromosome 7, drMalSylv7.2, whole genome shotgun sequence genomic window:
- the LOC126629898 gene encoding glycosylinositol phosphorylceramide mannosyl transferase 1-like — protein sequence MRGSVWNRRTVQRLRQLLISTVGSMKVKLLLCCCIGFTLIVLASRASDFMGWTSHTAVLERSSDSRKGYSIVMNTWKRYDLLKQSISHYSRCPRLDSIHIVWSEPSPPSDSLTKFLDHIVHLNTRDGRQVELKYDINKEDSLNNRFKEIKVLRTDAVFSIDDDVIFPCSSVEFAFDVWQSASDTMVGFVPRMHWVDPKGDKNHYIYGGWWSVWWTGTYSMVLSKAAFFHKKYLSLYTNEMPASIKEFITKNRNCEDIAMSFLVANVTNAPPIWVKGTIFEIGSTGISTLGGHTEKRTNCVDRFVAEFGRMPLVPTSVKAVDSRNIWFW from the exons ATGAGAGGGAGCGTGTGGAACCGTAGGACGGTACAGAGGCTGCGGCAGCTGCTGATCTCGACCGTTGGATCGATGAAGGTCaagcttctgctgtgctgttgCATCGGATTCACGCTCATCGTGCTCGCCAGTCGAGCTTCGGATTTTATGGGATGGACGAGTCACACTGCGGTTCTGGAACGGTCCTCGGATTCACG GAAAGGATATTCTATTGTAATGAACACATGGAAGAGATATGATCTTCTGAAGCAGTCTATTTCTCACTATTCTCGATGCCCTCGGCTTGATTCAATACATATTGTGTGGAGTGAGCCAAGTCCTCCGTCCGATTCTCTGACAAAATTTCTGGATCACATTGTACATCTGAACACGAGAGATGGGCGACAAGTTGAATTGAAATATGATATCAACAAGGAAGACAGTTTGAATAACAGATTTAAAGAAATTAAGGTTTTGAGAACAGATGCTGTTTTTTCAATTGACGATGATGTTATATTCCCTTGTTCTTCAGTAGAATTTGCTTTTGATGTTTGGCAAAGTGCATCGGATACAATGGTTGGATTTGTGCCTCGGATGCACTGGGTTGATCCG AAAGGTGATAAGAATCACTACATATATGGTGGATGGTGGTCAGTTTGGTGGACGGGTACATACAGTATGGTACTGTCTAAGGCAGCCTTCTTCCACAAAAAGTACCTGAGTTTATACACAAATGAAATGCCAGCGTCAATCAAAGAATTTATTACCAAGAACAG GAACTGTGAAGACATTGCAATGTCCTTTCTTGTAGCAAATGTAACTAATGCTCCCCCTATATGGGTGAAAG GTACAATATTCGAGATTGGTTCAACTGGTATCAGTACCTTAGGAGGTCATACTGAAAAAAGAACCAACTGTGTCGATAGATTTGTTGCCGAGTTTGGACGAATGCCACTGGTACCCACATCTGTGAAGGCTGTTGACAGTCGAAACATCTGGTTTTGGTGA
- the LOC126629894 gene encoding uncharacterized protein LOC126629894 — MGSRIVPCSKSWQSSLQISAPISSSFSKGSSFSVSFPSVTKPSGRSNGALGCGFVRWLNSSGSGNSKRQRTSNQVCRAKFDDFSYEELSNQIEELAQRFNLSEDDDENVEEPAFLASKTSKISPISTYPEGQNSKGSGFSMQFSSLKLNALEPSLLGIHPEPPDWPERSEIVRATMERKANSLEFPVSLRLIKKKQRQQREEGPKREAGEFTFCSLNKAFSSMVFIIRELHSHALSIRESLYSEDLQEVIAKVQKREMNMSFVWLFQQVFSGSPTLMVYVMILLANFSVYSMNCNAVVAPPLPVLIETLTETETEEQPYSKPDYVSDDDSTRVVKKTSNEGDFRDNASTETSFRHAIVDIEKMYGISLFNGEEFTAEEEVKLWNSVMEEASRMQSEARDEALDHETVQKFVSPITVNVEPDYHEHYFRTDLLYQMGLAQDPHNALLLSNYAHFLHVVARDHDRAEECFRRAVQGEKPDAEALSRYADFLWLVRKDMWGAEERYQQAMAEEPDNPFYASKYANFLWSTGAEDTCFPLSTSYDNYNKVL, encoded by the exons ATGGGTTCCAGAATCGTCCCTTGTTCTAAGAGCTGGCAGAGCTCGCTTCAGATTTCGGCACCAATTTCTTCTTCGTTTTCGAAAGGGTCGTCGTTTTCGGTTTCTTTTCCTTCTGTGACGAAACCCAGTGGAAGAAGCAATGGAGCTCTAGGTTGCGGGTTCGTTCGTTGGCTGAATTCTTCCGGGTCGGGGAATTCAAAACGTCAACGTACTTCGAACCAAGTTTGCAGAGCGAAGTTCGATGATTTTTCGTACGAAGAATTGTCGAACCAGATTGAGGAATTGGCGCAAAGGTTCAATCTTTCCGAGGACGATGACGAGAACGTTGAGGAACCGGCTTTCTTGGCGTCGAAAACTTCAAAAATCTCTCCGATTTCGACGTACCCAGAAGGCCAAAACAGCAAAGGCAGCGGCTTTTCTATGCAGTTTTCAAGCTTGAAGCTCAATGCATTGGAACCCTCTCTGCTGGGGATTCATCCGGAGCCGCCGGACTGGCCGGAGAGAAGCGAAATAGTCAGGGCCACCATGGAAAGAAAGGCCAACAGCCTCGAGTTTCCAGTGTCGCTCCGGCTAATCAAGAAGAAGCAGCGGCAGCAACGGGAGGAGGGTCCCAAAAGAGAAGCAGGAGAATTTACTTTTTGCTCCCTCAACAAGGCATTCTCTTCCATGGTGTTCATAATCCGTGAGCTCCATAGCCACGCCTTGAGTATAAGGGAAAGTTTGTACTCTGAAGATCTGCAGGAGGTTATAGCCAAGGTGCAGAAGCGAGAGATGAACATGTCGTTTGTGTGGCTGTTTCAGCAGGTGTTTTCGGGGTCCCCGACTTTGATGGTTTATGTGATGATCTTGCTGGCGAATTTCAGCGTGTATTCGATGAATTGCAATGCTGTCGTTGCACCACCTCTGCCTGTATTGATTGAGACTTTGACCGAGACTGAGACAGAGGAACAACCCTACTCAAAACCCGATTATGTTTCCGATGACGATTCTACTAGGGTTGTGAAGAAGACCTCGAATGAGGGCGATTTTCGTGACAATGCGAGCACAGAAACTTCATTCAGGCATGCCATTGTTGATATCGAGAAGATGTATGGCATTTCCTTGTTCAATGGGGAGGAGTTCACGGCAGAGGAGGAGGTGAAGTTATGGAACTCTGTGATGGAGGAAGCTTCAAGAATGCAATCAGAAGCGAGGGATGAGGCTCTTGATCACGAAACGGTGCAGAAATTTGTGTCACCGATAACTGTGAATGTCGAACCGGATTATCATGAGCACTACTTTAGAACTGATCTTTTGTACCAGATGGGTTTAGCTCAGGATCCTCATAATGCACTTCTGCTCTCAAACTATGCACATTTCCTCCATGTCGTGGCTCGCGATCACGATAG GGCCGAGGAGTGCTTCAGGCGCGCAGTGCAAGGGGAGAAACCAGACGCTGAGGCTTTGAGCCGGTACGCAGACTTCTTGTGGTTAGTAAGGAAAGACATGTGGGGCGCAGAAGAGAGGTACCAGCAAGCAATGGCAGAGGAGCCCGACAATCCCTTTTACGCCTCCAAGTATGCCAATTTCCTTTGGAGCACCGGCGCCGAAGATACTTGCTTCCCTCTCAGTACATCCTACGATAACTACAACAAAGTTTTgtaa
- the LOC126629902 gene encoding uncharacterized protein LOC126629902, protein MSVLFHIFISPHSTVNQQKPKNQTSAQSLQNLCLPFQVTATATNELHNSHISLSRKNNHLICFFNYYATMVVASSSRTRSHMYKHRKSLPFLSSSSSGFSSSTSSSFSFGASTFFERSASPTRISMYAHSLSPPSSSWSLRFANRLVSLGLSISMKNQLPISKNNNRNSGASKRTCLCSPTTHPGSFQCALHKNSPRGGVAHQSHCGNQSSSYQSSTSLNYRRSTMKNSVVRIGRVDPLVSFPSSLFAVDVIGSR, encoded by the coding sequence atgtcggttctctttcacaTTTTCATCTCACCACACTCCACCGTGAATCAGCAGAAACCAAAGAACCAAACATCTGCACAGTCGCTGCAAAACCTATGCCTTCCATTCCAGGTCACTGCAACAGCTACGAACGAGCTTCACAATTctcatatctctctctctagaaagaATAACCATCTTATATGTTTTTTTAACTACTATGCGACAATGGTCGTGGCTTCGTCGTCCAGAACAAGATCTCACATGTACAAGCATCGCAAATCGTTGCCATTCCTTTCTTCTTCGTCATCAGGCTTCTCGTCGTCCACCTCCTCGAGCTTCTCCTTTGGGGCGTCGACGTTCTTCGAACGCTCCGCCTCCCCCACACGCATCTCCATGTACGCCCACTCTCTTTCCCCGCCGTCATCGTCGTGGTCCTTACGATTCGCAAACCGTCTCGTCTCTCTTGGCCTTTCAATTTCCATGAAGAATCAGTTACCCATCAGCAAGAACAATAACAGGAACAGCGGCGCTAGCAAGAGAACGTGCCTATGTTCCCCTACGACACACCCTGGCTCGTTTCAGTGCGCCCTGCACAAGAACTCACCACGTGGCGGTGTGGCTCACCAATCACATTGTGGCAACCAAAGTTCGTCGTATCAATCGAGTACCAGCCTGAACTACAGAAGGTCGACAATGAAAAATTCGGTGGTGAGAATCGGAAGAGTGGATCCGCTCGTTTCTttcccctcttctctctttgCAGTTGATGTGATTGGGAGCAGATGA
- the LOC126629591 gene encoding nematode resistance protein-like HSPRO2, whose translation MVDLDWKAKIISSNMPSKSPKLSNKLHVSVPGSFRAASQVQTDISAASDMSCSTYEQYLRLPELRQLWSSHDFPSWKNESILKPALQALEITFRFVSTVLSDPRPYSNRREWKRRLESLTTSQIQLIAMLIEDEEEDSETRGMAPIVDLSTSNGELARDGSMAEVWSSGEHTVVSRISEASLLPRLATWQKSEGMAQKILYSIECEMRSCPYSLGLGEPNLAGKPNLDYDAVCKPSELHTLRKSPYDPHVDSYENQTVYATHQVLESWVHVCRELLKRVTSRIESGDFEKAASDCYVIERIWKLLAEIEDLHLLMDPADFLRLKNQLQIKTVDDTESFCFRSKALVEVTKLCKELRHKVPFILGVEVDPKGGPRIQEAAMRLYSEKKAGSDSDSGSEKIHVLQALQAMESALKRFYYAYKQVLVVLMGSLEAKGNRVVVSPETCDSLSRIFLEPTYFPSLDAAKTFLGDSINHDIHSGDRRSRRMQ comes from the coding sequence ATGGTTGATTTAGATTGGAAGGCAAAGATCATCTCCTCCAACATGCCCAGTAAATCCCCCAAGCTCTCCAACAAGCTCCACGTTTCGGTTCCCGGTTCGTTTCGCGCCGCCTCCCAAGTCCAGACCGATATTTCGGCCGCCTCCGATATGTCCTGCTCCACCTACGAGCAGTACCTCCGCCTCCCGGAGCTCCGACAGCTCTGGAGCTCCCACGACTTCCCCTCTTGGAAGAACGAGTCGATTCTCAAACCGGCTCTCCAAGCTCTCGAAATCACGTTCCGGTTCGTCTCGACTGTTTTGTCCGATCCTAGACCGTATTCGAACCGGCGCGAGTGGAAGCGCCGGCTCGAGTCGCTCACTACCAGCCAGATACAGCTCATCGCCATGTTGATCGAGGACGAAGAGGAAGACAGCGAGACGCGTGGAATGGCGCCGATCGTCGATCTCAGCACGTCGAATGGGGAGCTTGCCCGCGACGGGAGCATGGCGGAGGTGTGGAGTTCGGGGGAGCACACGGTGGTGAGCCGCATCAGCGAGGCCAGTTTGCTGCCACGGCTAGCCACGTGGCAGAAATCGGAAGGGATGGCGCAGAAGATCTTGTACTCGATCGAGTGCGAGATGAGGAGCTGTCCGTACTCGCTGGGTCTGGGTGAGCCGAACCTCGCCGGGAAACCGAACCTGGATTACGACGCCGTTTGCAAGCCGAGCGAGCTGCATACGCTGAGGAAGAGCCCGTACGACCCCCACGTCGACAGCTACGAGAACCAGACGGTGTACGCCACGCACCAGGTCCTCGAGTCGTGGGTCCACGTTTGCCGGGAGCTTCTCAAGCGCGTAACGAGCCGCATCGAATCTGGAGACTTCGAAAAGGCTGCGAGCGACTGTTACGTGATCGAACGGATATGGAAGCTCCTGGCGGAGATAGAGGATCTCCACCTTCTGATGGACCCGGCCGATTTTTTGAGGCTGAAGAATCAGCTGCAGATCAAGACGGTGGACGATACGGAGTCGTTTTGCTTCAGATCGAAGGCGCTCGTGGAGGTGACGAAGCTCTGCAAGGAACTAAGGCATAAGGTGCCGTTCATATTGGGGGTTGAGGTGGACCCCAAGGGTGGGCCCCGGATTCAGGAGGCGGCGATGAGGCTGTACTCGGAGAAGAAGGCCGGTTCGGACTCCGACTCCGGCTCGGAGAAGATCCACGTGCTGCAGGCGCTTCAGGCGATGGAGTCGGCGCTGAAGCGTTTCTACTACGCGTACAAGCAGGTGCTGGTGGTGTTGATGGGGAGCTTGGAGGCGAAGGGGAACCGAGTTGTGGTGAGTCCGGAGACCTGTGACTCGCTGAGTCGGATATTTCTGGAGCCGACTTATTTCCCGAGCTTGGACGCGGCGAAGACGTTTTTGGGGGATAGTATAAATCACGATATACACAGCGGAGACAGGCGGAGTCGGCGGATGCAGTGA